In Haliotis asinina isolate JCU_RB_2024 chromosome 16, JCU_Hal_asi_v2, whole genome shotgun sequence, the following are encoded in one genomic region:
- the LOC137268600 gene encoding cationic amino acid transporter 4-like — protein MSWLQRFIGRITRTKTVNDDFHETSLRRCLNTFDITMLGIGHMIGAGIYVLTGTVVHNKAGPSAVLSYLFAGVAALLSALCYAEFGARVPKAGSAYSYTYVTVGEVWGFVIGWNVVLEHLIGAAAVARAWSGSIDSLFNGAIKNSTIATIGYMGKENEWLSDYPDFLAWAITIVVFIIVGTGAKFSIHFNSTFTILNGIVIAFIICAGFYFADIDNWTNTNKGGFFPFGFAGTLGGAASCFFAYIGFEGIAVSGEEARHPEKSIPIATATALAVVTVLYMLVSISLTLMVPFDQTDPTAAFPMAFAYNGATWAKYIVAIGTLFGITTSLLGGAFSLPRSVYAMADDGLLFSIFARVHPRTQTPVWAIAVFGFLAALGALLFEIETLVEFMSIGTLLAYTIVAASIIILRYQPVTKCQFKLKPEEAPQDDDAVSEKSIIMKKSKSHDDFGKLRSSLKELPILRRFEPGSCVTMATVLMGVLIICLCVTCIYGFPFLTGATWWIIVLVILFGGGIVFFYLVIVAHEQNDAFMTFQIPLVPLLPTLSMCFNVALMFSLSYLTWIRLGIWMAVGLVVYFAYGMHNSRENKSETGYGPMVEYTGDAALGSGTSISHLDEEIKEQQPPRRDEGLPADY, from the exons ATGTCCTGGCTTCAGCGTTTCATCGGCAGAATCACGCGAACTAAAACTGTCAACGATGACTTCCATGAGACATCTCTTCGAAGATGTCTCAACACTTTCGATATTACCATGCTTGGGATAGGTCACATGATTGGAGCAGGAATATATGTATTAACCGGAACAGTAGTTCACAACAAAGCCGGGCCCTCCGCCGTTCTGTCGTATCTGTTCGCCGGGGTTGCTGCGCTCCTTTCTGCACTATGTTACGCCGAGTTCGGAGCCAGGGTTCCAAAGGCCGGCTCGGCTTATTCCTACACTTACGTCACCGTTGGAGAAGTATGGGGCTTTGTGATTGGTTGGAATGTTGTACTGGAACATCTGATTGGCGCAGCTGCCGTTGCACGTGCGTGGAGCGGGTCCATCGACTCATTGTTTAACGGAGCTATAAAAAACAGCACCATTGCAACAATTGGGTACATGGGCAAGGAAAACGAGTGGCTGTCAGACTACCCTGATTTCTTGGCATGGGCGATAACTATAGTAGTGTTCATCATCGTAGGTACCGGAGCAAAGTTCTCAATCCATTTCAACAGCACCTTTACAATACTAAACGGAATTGTCATTGCCTTCATCATCTGCGCAGGATTCTACTTCGCCGACATCGACAACTGGACCAACACGAACAAAGGTGGATTCTTTCCCTTCGGCTTCGCCGGGACCCTAGGTGGCGCTGCGTCCTGTTTCTTTGCCTACATAGGATTCGAAGGGATCGCTGTATCAGGAGAAGAAGCCAGGCATCCTGAGAAGTCGATACCGATTGCTACAGCTACCGCCCTTGCTGTTGTGACGGTTCTGTATATGCTCGTCAGCATCAGTTTAACGTTGATGGTACCGTTTGATCAAACTGACCCGACAGCAGCTTTCCCTATGGCGTTTGCGTACAATGGAGCAACCTGGGCCAAGTATATTGTCGCAATCGGAACTCTTTTCGGCATAACCACCTCCCTTCTTGGCGGGGCCTTCTCACTGCCACGGTCCGTTTATGCAATGGCGGATGACGGACTACTTTTCTCGATATTTGCACGTGTTCATCCGCGCACCCAAACTCCAGTATGGGCTATAGCGGTGTTCGGCTTTCTAGCAGCACTGGGCGCCTTGTTATTTGAAATTGAGACTCTTGTCGAGTTCATGTCCATAGGTACTCTGCTAGCCTATACCATAGTTGCTGCTAGCATTATTATACTAAGATATCAGCCAGTTACAAAATGTCAGTTTAAGCTGAAACCAGAGGAGGCTCCCCAGGATGACGATGCGGTGTCTGAGAAAAGCATTATTATGAAGAAATCCAAGAGCCATGATGACTTCGGGAAGTTAAGATCAAGCCTCAAAGAACTTCCCATCCTACGCAGGTTTGAACCCGGGAGTTGTGTCACCATGGCAACCGTGCTGATGGGCGTGCTAATCATTTGCCTATGTGTAACGTGCATATATGGCTTTCCGTTTTTGACTGGTGCCACCTGGTGGATAATTGTCCTCGTCATTCTGTTCGGGGGTGGGATCGTGTTTTTCTACCTGGTCATAGTTGCGCATGAGCAGAACGACGCCTTCATGACATTCCAG ATTCCCTTGGTGCCGTTGCTGCCGACGTTGTCCATGTGCTTCAACGTCGCCCTGATGTTCTCTCTGTCGTATCTCACGTGGATACGTCTGGGAATCTGGATGGCAGTAG GTCTAGTGGTATACTTCGCTTACGGGATGCACAACAGTCGGGAGAACAAGTCCGAGACGGGGTATGGTCCCATGGTGGAGTACACTGGGGACGCCGCCCTGGGGTCGGGAACATCCATCAGCCACCTGGACGAGGAGATCAAAGAGCAACAACCACCCAGGAGGGATGAGGGGCTTCCGGCGGACTACTGA